One Weissella ceti DNA window includes the following coding sequences:
- a CDS encoding amino acid permease — protein MEGRKMEEQVNNGELKRTLKTRHLSMIALGGTIGTGLFVASGATISQAGPLGALAAYAITGVMVYFLMTSLGEMATYMPVSGSFSTYADRFVDPAFGFAMGWNFWLNWTVTVAVEAATVGVVMRYWFPDIPTIIWSIGVLVLIIAINLLSTKAFGEAEFMMALIKVIAVLVFLAVGFAMILGIMTYKPDVTHNLSAGSHGFVNGWNGILAVLMVAGFSFQGTEFVGITAGESETPETSVPKAIKQVFWRILLFYILSIFVIGSVIYYTDSSLLNASESNVAVSPFTLVFERAGLAGAASIMNAVILTSVISAANSGLYTSSRMLYSMSREGIAPKFFGKLNVGTGIPVPALIATVFVSLLVFLTSVVGEHVYLYLVAASGLTGFITWIGIAICDYRFRRAFKAQGHDISELHYHAKWFPLGPILALVMSVIIVMGQDVASFQGAISEWNWQAIITTYAAIPIFLALYFGYKVKYRTKLRPLTEVDLETDARPFKK, from the coding sequence ATGGAGGGAAGAAAGATGGAAGAACAAGTAAACAATGGCGAGCTAAAGCGTACGCTTAAGACACGTCATCTATCAATGATTGCACTTGGTGGAACGATCGGAACAGGATTGTTTGTGGCATCAGGAGCAACAATTTCTCAGGCTGGCCCATTAGGTGCCTTAGCAGCTTATGCCATCACAGGGGTCATGGTTTACTTCTTAATGACAAGTCTAGGGGAAATGGCGACGTATATGCCAGTATCTGGCTCATTTTCAACTTATGCCGATCGTTTTGTTGATCCAGCGTTTGGATTTGCGATGGGGTGGAACTTTTGGTTGAATTGGACGGTCACAGTAGCCGTAGAAGCGGCAACTGTGGGTGTGGTCATGCGTTATTGGTTCCCGGATATTCCGACTATCATTTGGTCTATTGGTGTTTTGGTCTTAATCATTGCGATTAACTTGCTTTCAACAAAAGCTTTTGGTGAAGCTGAATTCATGATGGCATTAATTAAAGTTATTGCGGTGCTAGTATTTTTGGCTGTTGGATTTGCCATGATTTTGGGAATTATGACATACAAGCCAGATGTTACCCACAATTTGAGTGCCGGATCACATGGATTTGTTAATGGTTGGAATGGTATCTTGGCCGTGCTAATGGTTGCAGGATTCTCATTCCAAGGAACTGAATTCGTTGGAATTACAGCGGGTGAATCTGAGACACCAGAGACATCAGTTCCCAAAGCAATTAAGCAAGTCTTTTGGCGAATTCTACTATTCTATATCCTATCAATCTTTGTTATTGGATCTGTGATTTATTACACAGACTCTTCATTATTAAATGCGAGTGAAAGTAATGTTGCTGTATCACCCTTTACTTTAGTATTTGAACGTGCCGGATTAGCAGGGGCTGCATCTATTATGAACGCAGTTATTTTGACATCAGTTATCTCAGCCGCTAACTCAGGTTTGTACACATCGTCACGAATGCTTTACTCAATGTCTCGTGAAGGGATTGCCCCTAAGTTCTTTGGTAAGTTAAATGTTGGGACAGGAATTCCTGTGCCTGCTTTGATCGCAACGGTATTCGTTAGTTTGTTGGTGTTCCTAACAAGTGTTGTAGGCGAGCACGTTTACTTATACCTTGTGGCAGCATCAGGTTTGACTGGTTTCATTACGTGGATTGGAATCGCTATTTGTGATTATCGTTTCCGCCGTGCTTTTAAAGCACAAGGCCATGACATCTCAGAATTGCACTATCATGCGAAGTGGTTCCCATTAGGACCAATCTTGGCACTGGTTATGTCTGTAATCATTGTCATGGGACAAGATGTTGCTTCATTCCAAGGAGCAATTAGCGAATGGAATTGGCAAGCAATCATCACGACTTATGCAGCTATTCCAATTTTCCTTGCTTTGTATTTCGGATATAAGGTGAAATATCG
- a CDS encoding DUF1634 domain-containing protein, with amino-acid sequence MKETQESLQLMEKRIAVIMRIGVGIAMTLMIIGLVMFLWQPITFTDTSVSAIWINMWQGNGVAWMMMGLFVLILTPVLRVISTIVYFMHAKDVTYTIITTIVLLILIIGMFYGAMH; translated from the coding sequence ATGAAAGAAACACAAGAATCTTTACAATTAATGGAAAAGCGAATTGCAGTTATCATGCGAATTGGTGTGGGGATTGCAATGACGCTGATGATTATTGGTTTGGTTATGTTCTTATGGCAACCAATTACGTTTACCGATACCTCCGTTTCAGCAATTTGGATAAATATGTGGCAAGGTAATGGTGTGGCATGGATGATGATGGGGTTGTTTGTTTTAATTCTAACGCCCGTGTTACGAGTTATCAGTACAATTGTTTATTTTATGCACGCAAAGGATGTAACATACACGATTATTACGACAATTGTATTGTTAATTTTGATTATTGGTATGTTTTATGGCGCAATGCATTAA
- a CDS encoding sulfite exporter TauE/SafE family protein: protein MIEQLIIMLITGIAAGIFGSLLGLGGGMIVTPILTVFLGVDIKTAIGASIIAVIATSSGSAIAFLKDDIVNLRVAMFLEIFTTIGALLGAILSGYMKATWLFFLFGALLLFQVWNMINKIRHPNTDAILNRKDPIATKLQLNGAYYDKQQKETITYTLEHVPAGSSVMFGAGIASGLLGIGSGAFKVMAMDGVMKMPLKPSSATSNVMMGVTAAASALVYFFNGLLQPLIAVPMALGVVAGAAVGSRLMQYLPAKLLRYIFVPVVLIMAIQLLMKGFGL from the coding sequence ATGATTGAACAATTAATTATCATGTTAATCACAGGAATCGCAGCAGGGATTTTTGGGTCTTTGTTGGGATTAGGCGGTGGCATGATTGTGACGCCAATTTTAACTGTTTTTCTGGGAGTTGATATAAAAACGGCGATTGGAGCTAGTATTATTGCAGTTATTGCGACTAGTTCAGGATCAGCGATTGCCTTTTTGAAGGACGACATCGTGAACTTACGTGTTGCAATGTTTCTGGAAATATTTACAACTATCGGAGCGTTGTTAGGGGCAATTCTTTCTGGATATATGAAGGCGACATGGTTGTTCTTTTTATTTGGAGCCTTATTACTCTTCCAAGTCTGGAACATGATTAATAAAATTCGACATCCAAATACAGATGCCATTTTAAATCGTAAAGATCCTATTGCAACTAAATTGCAGTTAAATGGTGCTTATTATGATAAACAACAAAAAGAAACAATCACCTATACTTTGGAACACGTACCAGCTGGATCAAGTGTTATGTTTGGGGCAGGGATTGCATCTGGTTTGTTGGGGATTGGATCCGGTGCGTTTAAAGTAATGGCAATGGATGGTGTGATGAAAATGCCACTAAAACCATCATCTGCTACATCTAATGTGATGATGGGAGTTACGGCAGCTGCCTCAGCTTTAGTATATTTCTTCAATGGTTTGTTACAACCCTTGATTGCAGTGCCCATGGCATTAGGTGTGGTTGCAGGTGCTGCAGTTGGGTCACGCTTGATGCAATATTTACCAGCCAAGCTGTTGCGTTATATTTTTGTGCCGGTTGTCTTAATCATGGCGATTCAATTATTAATGAAGGGATTCGGTCTATAA